A region of Rhodamnia argentea isolate NSW1041297 chromosome 9, ASM2092103v1, whole genome shotgun sequence DNA encodes the following proteins:
- the LOC115728891 gene encoding uncharacterized protein LOC115728891, whose product MDRWSATLKVPIHAKGTARCRVAVSLCLSPSSKTLIAPSANAVFFNGDRVEGTGNPVVERLSDLQTVADVLVSKFGGSVNAWVVEASTFNGPFAVYKEFIPSANKYGEPRSYSHVGFPASSSIVSLLSNCLDEAKNVLSRKYNPVSTSLLAPQGHPPKTVILGFSKGGTVLNQLVTELSHFETASSGHPSFAGQGLLGHEASDIRVRTQILPSTKESLLNSIREIHYVDVGLNSSGAYITDPNMIGKLSQQFVQRAQALHFVLHGTPRQWCDRNRIWIRREKERLLHLLKSESQKAGGKIQVAEKFYFADRPPDLEMHFMIIEKLDVNI is encoded by the exons ATGGATCGATGGAGTGCCACTCTGAAGGTTCCGATCCACGCCAAGGGCACGGCTCGCTGCAGAGTCGCCGTTTCTCTCTGCCTCTCGCCTTCTTCCAAAACCCTAATC GCGCCTTCCGCAAACGCGGTCTTCTTCAATGGGGATCGAGTCGAAGGGACTGGGAATCCCGTCGTGGAGAGGTTGTCGGACCTGCAGACGGTAGCTGATGTTCTGGTCTCGAAGTTCGGTGGCTCCGTCAATGCTTGGGTCGTTGAGGCTTCGACTTTCAACGGCCCTTTTGCCGTCTATAAGGAGTTCATCCCTTCGGCAAACAAGTATGGGGAGCCGAGATCGTATAGCCACGTCGGGTTTCCTGCTTCTTCGTCGATCGTCTCGCTGTTGTCGAATTGCCTTGACGAG GCAAAGAATGTCCTTTCAAGGAAATATAATCCTGTCTCCACAAGCTTGTTAGCACCACAAGGACATCCTCCAAAAACCGTCATCCTCGGTTTTAGCAAAGGTGGCACTGTGCTTAACCAACTTGTGACTGAGCTCAGCCATTTCGAAACCGCATCTTCTGGACATCCATCTTTTGCTGGACAAGGGCTATTGGGTCATGAAGCCTCTGACATCCGGGTGAGGACTCAAATTTTACCTAGCACGAAAGAAAGTCTTTTGAACAGCATCCGAGAAATCCATTATGTCGATGTCGGCCTAAATTCCTCTGGCGCATACATCACTGATCCAAACATGATCGGCAAGCTCTCCCAACAGTTCGTACAACGAGCTCAGGCACTGCATTTTGTCCTCCATGGAACTCCTAGGCAATGGTGCGACCGTAATCGCATTTGGATTCGCCGCGAAAAGGAGAGGTTGCTTCATCTGCTCAAATCTGAATCTCAGAAGGCTGGAGGCAAAATACAGGTAGCAGAGAAGTTTTATTTTGCTGACAGGCCTCCAGATCTAGAGATGCATTTTATGATCATTGAAAAGCTGGATGTGAACATCTAA
- the LOC115728889 gene encoding LOW QUALITY PROTEIN: pentatricopeptide repeat-containing protein At2g44880 (The sequence of the model RefSeq protein was modified relative to this genomic sequence to represent the inferred CDS: inserted 1 base in 1 codon), producing the protein MEQLKSAVWTPLERRCLYLLQRTKNTRLALLQIHAFMLHNALDLNVNLVTKLVASCACPASVASDSDPLAGLRHARLLFDKSPHRDDGFLCNAMIKAHVGLRQFDEALVLYRDLRRNSGFSPDNFTFTALAKCCCSLAVSCWEGLQVQCHAVKMGFSSDLYVSTAFVDLYAKWGSVEAARMLFDDMSVRSLVSWTALIGGYARIGDMQNAMKLFKEMPEKDSAAFNLMIDGYVKLGDMDPAKDLFDEMPERNVVSWTTMINGYCNISDLKSARSLFDAMPEKNLFSWNVIINGYCQNKQPHEALRLFYEMQSTALVEPDEVTLVCVLPAIADLGAVDLGNRVYRFAEXKKLDRASNVGTALVDMFAKCGEIGKAKKVFNVLHERQVASWNALINGLAVNGRGKEALQKFLEMQQQGVPPNDITMIGVLSACNHAGLVKEGKKWFKAMDEFGLAPRIEHYGCMVDLLGRAGYLEEAENIIKSMPYEPNAIIWSSFLFACGYFKDVIRAERVRSRTVNMEPQNDGNYIMLRNIYAAEKRWTDAEEIKRLMSTNGANKETGCSVIEIDGRMSEFLAGNRLHPHYEIIHSMLGQLLKHMRGQVIDQALC; encoded by the exons ATGGAGCAGTTGAAGTCCGCCGTTTGGACTCCTCTGGAACGAAGATGTCTCTATCTCCTTCAACGGACCAAGAATACCAGACTCGCTCTCCTCCAAATCCACGCCTTCATGCTTCACAACGCTCTTGACCTCAATGTCAATCTCGTCACCAAGCTCGTCGCCAGCTGCGCCTGTCCCGCGTCCGTGGCCTCTGATTCCGACCCGCTCGCCGGGTTACGCCATGCTCGTCTCTTGTTCGATAAAAGTCCCCACAGAGACGATGGGTTTCTCTGCAACGCCATGATCAAAGCCCACGTGGGTCTGCGCCAGTTTGACGAAGCTCTTGTCCTTTACCGAGATCTCCGGAGGAACAGCGGCTTTTCACCCGATAACTTCACGTTCACAGCTTTGGCTAAGTGTTGTTGCTCGTTAGCTGTGTCCTGTTGGGAAGGGCTGCAGGTGCAGTGCCATGCTGTTAAAATGGGGTTTTCGTCGGACTTATACGTGTCCACGGCGTTTGTCGATTTGTATGCGAAATGGGGGAGCGTGGAAGCTGCGAGGATGTTGTTTGATGACATGAGTGTGAGGAGTCTGGTGTCGTGGACGGCTCTGATAGGTGGTTATGCGAGGATTGGGGATATGCAAAATGCGATGAAGCTGTTCAAGGAAATGCCTGAGAAGGACTCTGCAGCATTTAACTTAATGATTGATGGCTATGTTAAGTTGGGAGATATGGACCCAGCCAAAGATTTGTTTGATGAGATGCCAGAGAGGAACGTGGTTTCTTGGACTACCATGATTAATGGGTATTGCAACATTAGTGACTTAAAATCTGCTCGCTCACTCTTCGATGCCATGCCAGAAAAGAATCTATTTTCATGGAATGTGATAATTAATGGATATTGCCAAAATAAACAGCCCCATGAAGCTTTGCGATTGTTTTATGAGATGCAGTCAACTGCATTGGTTGAGCCTGATGAAGTCACTCTTGTATGCGTTCTTCCAGCTATAGCTGATCTGGGTGCTGTAGATTTAGGCAATCGGGTTTACAGGTTTGCTG AAAAGAAACTTGACCGAGCAAGCAATGTGGGCACGGCACTTGTGGATATGTTTGCTAAATGTGGTGAGATTGGTAAAGCCAAAAAAGTGTTTAATGTGCTGCATGAAAGACAAGTAGCTTCTTGGAATGCTTTGATAAATGGGCTTGCAGTCAATGGCCGTGGCAAAGAAgcattgcaaaaattcctagagATGCAACAGCAGGGGGTCCCACCAAATGATATAACGATGATTGGTGTTCTATCCGCATGTAATCACGCTGGTTTAGTGAAGGAAGGGAAGAAGTGGTTTAAAGCAATGGATGAGTTTGGGCTTGCCCCTCGGATTGAGCACTATGGTTGTATGGTAGATCTATTAGGTAGAGCAGGATATTTGGAAGAGGCTGAAAATATAATCAAAAGCATGCCCTATGAGCCTAATGCAATAATATGGAGCTCCTTCTTATTTGCTTGTGGATACTTCAAGGATGTGATAAGAGCGGAGAGAGTTAGAAGCAGAACAGTAAATATGGAGCCTCAGAATGATGGGAACTACATTATGTTGAGAAACATATATGCAGCGGAGAAGAGATGGACTGATGCAGAGGAGATTAAGAGGTTAATGAGTACGAATGGAGCAAATAAGGAAACTGGTTGCAGTGTTATTGAGATTGATGGGAGAATGAGCGAGTTTTTGGCTGGAAACAGATTGCACCCACATTATGAGATTATCCATTCAATGTTGGGTCAATTATTGAAGCATATGAGGGGACAAGTCATTGACCAAGCACTATGTTGA